One Oryzomonas sagensis DNA segment encodes these proteins:
- a CDS encoding ExeA family protein, with translation MYCDFFGFTEKPFTITPNPHFIYLSGNHREAFAHLLYGIDSHAGFIAMTGEVGTGKTTVLRTLLSQLDPEKYKSALIFNPCLSGEQLLASICRDFGIETAEKNSFAYLEALNRYLLEQNAAGRTLVLVVDEAQNLAPEVLEQVRLISNLETEQDKLIQIILAGQPELDDVFNRHDLRQLNQRITVRCRLSPMGLDDTKEYISHRVKISGSRIPRLFSPGAVKQIYRFSGGIPRLINVACEQALLLAWTRESLTVTPDIAARVIAAAGAVAPRRGLWERITGRFFSGK, from the coding sequence ACGATCACGCCCAATCCCCACTTTATCTACCTGAGCGGCAACCATCGGGAAGCGTTTGCCCACCTCCTGTACGGCATCGACAGCCATGCCGGTTTCATCGCCATGACCGGCGAGGTCGGAACCGGCAAGACCACGGTGCTGCGTACCCTGTTGTCGCAACTGGACCCGGAAAAGTACAAAAGCGCCCTGATCTTCAACCCCTGCCTGTCGGGCGAACAGCTCCTGGCCAGCATCTGCCGCGATTTCGGCATCGAGACCGCCGAGAAGAACAGTTTTGCCTACCTGGAGGCCCTCAACCGTTACCTGCTGGAGCAGAATGCCGCCGGCCGCACCCTGGTGCTGGTCGTCGACGAGGCCCAGAACCTGGCACCGGAGGTCCTGGAGCAGGTGCGCCTCATCTCCAACCTGGAGACGGAGCAGGATAAGCTGATCCAGATCATCCTGGCCGGGCAGCCCGAGCTCGACGATGTCTTCAATCGCCACGACCTGCGGCAGCTCAACCAGCGCATCACGGTCCGCTGCAGGCTGTCCCCCATGGGGCTGGACGACACGAAGGAGTATATCAGCCATCGCGTGAAGATCTCCGGAAGCCGCATCCCCCGCCTCTTCTCCCCTGGTGCGGTGAAACAGATCTACCGCTTTTCGGGCGGTATCCCCCGCCTTATCAACGTTGCCTGCGAACAGGCGCTGCTTTTGGCCTGGACGCGGGAAAGCCTGACGGTAACGCCGGACATCGCCGCCCGGGTCATCGCCGCAGCAGGGGCCGTGGCCCCCCGCAGGGGACTGTGGGAACGAATCACCGGACGATTCTTCTCGGGAAAGTGA